cggaAAGGAAATGCCTGGTGAGGCCTCAGCAGCTCCCCTTGGCCTTGgtggcctctctctctctctccctctctctgcCGTGCATACATGTGCCTGCTGGACTGGACATCATAAAATATGCCAGtttgaattttattcttttctttaattccttgtAGTGTTCGTTATTATTAACTACGTCTTCCCTTGTGAATTGGGGATTGCAAGCACCTTCAGTCGCGTGATAAGTTTCTGCATCAGTTAATGTTTGATAGCTTAATTGTAGTTCTTTTGCTATCCAAAGTCCTTTTACGACCATGAGAGAATGGCGTATTTTGTACTCTTTCTCATTCAAATACACTTAAAATTTACAAGTACGTAAAAAAGTATTTTCATATTACAAGAAATGATAATACAAAAATAAAGTaatcaaaatatttaaatggattataaatggataattggtttttatttaatccatttagatccatccatttagatccatttattaaatggatctaaatggattggataaattttatccaccatccattaagtcaaaaccaattatgaacCATTTATCCATATTGACACCTCTAATTCTGATCATTGGGTCAACTTCAACGATCAACATGAAACACTATAGTGAAATTCGGGCATCTAGAAAAttataacaaaaacaaaaaagaaagaaagaacacGATGATTTTCTTCATTTCCTCCAGATTCGGtagttcaatttttatttttggagctGCAAATATGCAATTGCAACCTCAATTCTTCACCTGTACTAGTGTTTTAATGTCCAAGTGTAGGGATGTACGCGAgccgagctactcgcgagctACTCGATtgttattcgagtcgagtttcgagccAATATTTCGAGGTTCGTGACTTGTCGAGCTACTCGTCGAGTCGGGGtgtatttaaataatatatatattataattataaaatgaccgtTATGGATATAATTTATATTGAATTTACAATATACTcttctttataataaaattccATAAGGGCAGAAGTGTGCATTTTCAGAGTCGAGTCAAGAAACTTGATTGGACTCGACTTGATAAGGCTTGCCAAAAGGTCGAACCTTATCGAATCGAGTCTCGAGTTTAAAGGGAGTTTCTCGAGTCAAGTCTCGAGTATCGATTTTTTGGACTCGATCGAACTCGAATCAAGCTCCAACTTAGGTACATAtaagtcgagtcgagctcgagtatagcaatactcgagctcgacttgacTCGATTACATCCCTATCCAAGAGTACGCATAGACAGAGAAaagaataatattaatatatttacaACGGAAGTCGTGTGCGATTACGCGGCATGACGAATCAAAATttaagggtattttaaaatcCCGATTCGGCTGACTTCTCCAATTTATCTGCGCAGAATTTTTTatttagcaatttttttttcttctccctcGTCGTCTTTTTCTCAGTCGATAAATACCCCACCGACTTGGCAATTTAAGGCACACCCGTCTATCCCACGTATCCTACTTCTATCTCTCGGcatttgataattttaattCAGTCATCAGCAATCATGTCTCAGGTActccctcttcttcttcttcttcctcttcttctttcccTCCGATTTCTTGTTTGGTAGCATTCATGATTAGTTTTGTAAATTCAGGTGGAATCAGGTTGCGAAGCATAATCTCATAGTTTAGCTAAAAGTTTCCCGTTAGTTGCCCTACCCGAAATTTCTCGAATTAGAACTGATTTGGGTGCCCTAAGATTTAATCGGGGTAATTTGCTTAGTTGAAATTAGGCTATTTTCCGTGTTCTTGAAAGATAATGTGGTTACTCATCTGTTCTTGAATATTTATGTATGTAaaagtgtcttttttttttaaaaatgtaatacAACGCTTTTCACCGCTATCATTTGGTTCTACCGAAGCATCGAGCAGGCAATTTGCAGTAAAATTAGATGATCAATTTATGTTTTGACTAGCAAGTTCAGTAACTTTGTGTTTATTCTTCAGTGATTGGATGCTTAATTGCACTggtcaagaaaaaaaagggaaattatTATTTCCAAACACTCTATCTGGAAGTTCCGGTTGAATTAAGCATTTCTTTTAGCTAATTTATTTGCTGAAATCTGTATTTTCCAGACGATACTTTGGATTCGACGATACTGGGGAAGTAGCATGGGAATATAAGCAATGTTTTACTCGACTTGTAATTCTGACCTTAatatttctcattttccatGTTTGCAGACTGTTGTCCTCAAGGTTGGCATGTCATGCCAAGGCTGTGTTGGAGCTGTGAATCGGGTGTTAAGCAAAATGGAAGGTTTGTCAACTTGCCTATTCTTCATTTGATTGTTTGTCATTGACACCACTGACTTTGAAACTATCAATGAGGAAAATCTGTGCCCCCTGACCATGTTGATTATGCTCTTCGGATATGCAATATAGCCTTTTGCTGTAATATCTTGTCAGAATTGTGCAAAATCTGGTGGCCACCTAGAGAAATTGGTTAGTTAAGTTGGTGCTTGATTTTACAAATCATTTCTCAACTGTCAAATAAGCCTGTCCCAGAACTTTCATGTTCTTGTAAAGTAATAGAAATGAAGGTTTGTTGATTGATTAGTCGTTCAGTGCTTATTTCAGACTGCATGGTAGCCGGCTTAATAATTCCTGACTTTACACCAGGCCATAGTTTCAAGTGCTATTTTGATCAAAAGAAACTAGTGATATTTGCATTCAGCACTTGGCTGTTTCTTTGttaattgccaaaaaaaaaaagatagaagtTTGCCAATATAGCGCTGAGAATTTAAATACCATTCATATAGCAAGTGATTCGACTATATCAGACTCGTAAACCACTGCAGACTCTGCAGTattctattatttttatcaacTGATCACATGTTGAACATTGTTCTATATATAATATTTGACTGTCTTTACTTCTTATAAAGATGGAGTGGTCTTGACATGTTGAACATTGGTTTACGTATAATATTTGACTTGCGCTTCGTGGTAATACTTTCAGGCGTGGAATCATTTGACATTGATCTTAAGGAGCAGAAAGTGACAGTAAAGGGTAATGTACAGCCTGAAGCAGTCCTTCAGACTGTTTCAAAGACCGGGAAGAAGACTTCTTTCTGGGAAGAAGGAGCATCAGCTGCACCTGAATCGAAGCCCGCAGAAACTGTTGCAGAAACTGAATCGAAGTCCGCAGAAACTGTTGCAGAAACTGAATCGAAGTCCACAGAAACTGTTGCAGAAACTGAATCGAAGCCCGCAGAAACTGTTGCAGCTGCATAATTTGGGTCACTAGTGGCCAGAAAGCTGTTGCTTTCACTTATTATGTTACTCTTAAGGAGCTAAAATGTATGTTACGGGTCAACAATAATAAACATATACAATACCTCGGTGTGTGGTGTTCAGTATTCGCTAATTAACTGTAAGCTCCGTTTATCTTTTATTTGAGATGTTCGAATATTGTTCCATGCAACAGAAACTAGAAAGTGTTTTGGCTGTCTAAATTTATCAAGGTGCCGATATTCATGTTGTAactaagtttttcatttgattttgTGGTATACTTCCAACATCAGTAAATCAGGAACCAAGGGATACGAAGAGTGTCAAGGTCATGCGAAACCTTGAATTTCATGTAGTGGTTCTTGCTGGTTAGATTggctaaaaaaaaatgttgtcgCTCGCTATTCCCAACCATAAAAAGCCATGCAGGACCTTGATATTTGGATTGGTTTTTTCCTCAGCCACCATTAGTTGTTTCAATTTTGAGTCACTTGATTATGGGGCCGTAGGTAGGATATAATCGAGGACTTGGCTGGTAGTCTTCAAAAAATCAAGAACCCATATGGAAGATATTTGCTGCCCATCATTTTTATCTATGGATTTGGTCATCTGCTCCTTTATCATTAAATCCATCCGTCAGTATCATCCTAGGCCATGCATAACCTTGTGCGTTAGCTATAATATCAATGAATTAACATGCATGGGGTGATAGTGCTTTGCAAATGCATTTCTgattcatttatttatatatctccaaaaaaaaaaaaaaaggtttcggAAGCGTAGCCATTGCAAACTTAAAAGTGGAAAATCGGAAAACGGAAATAAATTTGCCGCCTTGAGCTTGGCATCCATAGACGCGGCTAACTAACGTAAAAGTCGTACAAAGTCAAAAGAagccttttgttttggcaaGAAAAAGGCAAGCTTCCAGCCTTgtatggcttttttttttctgttcttttctttaatttgattACTTTTTCTCCACGCTTTCACGTACGTGCAGTTTTCAGCTACCATAAGAGATACTAATATGTCTAATTGCTTGCAACAATCCACTGTTTAgagaagaaaacagaaaaaggaagTTGTAAGGAAAAGAAAGATGCCCATTAATTCCATAACAGAACGCCACAATAGCCATCATGCAGTCCTTTGCTTCCCTCTTGCAGAATTGCGCCAAGCACAAGTCCATTTTCAGCGGCAAAGCAGTTCATGCTCAGCTAATCAGGTCCGGATTTATCCCAGATGTTTATACAAACAATCATTTGCTCTCGATGTACCTACAGTTGGGGCAGATGGGCTATGCTCAAACCGTGTTCGACATAATGCCAAAACGAAACGTTATCACTTGGACGACGTTGATTTGCTCGTTTTCTCAGATGGGTCTCTCGGAAAAAGCCTTAAGTTGCCTGAGGTCAATGGTTCTTGAAGGGTTTTTGCCGAACGAGCATACTTATGTTGGTGCTATATCTGCTTGTGTTAATACAAGGGCTGTTAGTATTGGGAAGGAAATTCACGGGAGGATATATAGGACTCAGGATAGTTTGAATAGCTTTGTCAGTAATTCTTTGGTTAATTTTTACGGcaaatgtgggttgttgaaGTCGGCTAGGCTTGCATTTGATGCTATCTTGGAGCCTAATTTGGTTGCCTGGGCTTCACTCATATCTTCTTGTTTTCAGTGTGGACAGAACGAGGAAGGTTTGAAATTGTTCTTAAGGTCTTTGAGGGTGGGAATGACTGTTAACGAGTTCACTTGTTCGAGTGTTCTGGGTGCTTGTACTGTGTTGGAGAATTTGGAACTTGGGAAGCAAATCCACTGCCTAATCGTTAAGTGTTGTATTCTAATGGATCAGTTTGTTATTACTGGGTTGGTAAATTTTTATGCCAAGTGTGGCCAATTGGAAGCTGCACATCAGGCTTTTCTAGAGGCTAATGAGCCACATTTGTCAGCTTGGACTGCGTTAATAGGGGGCTGTGTACAACAGGGAAAGGGGAGAGATGCTATTTTACTTTTTCATAGGATGCTTTCTTCTGGTATGAAACCAAGTGAGAAAACTTTTGCATCTGTCTTTGGAGCCATTGATGATGGAATGGATGTACGAGTTGGTAAACAACTTCATTCTTTGATCATAAAATTAGGATTTGATTCATTTACCGTAGTCTGCAATACAACTTTGGCTTTTTACATTAAAAGAGGTCTTGTTGAGGAGGCTCTGAAGACTTTTTATGAGATGGATGAATATGATATTGTCACTTGGAATGCCATGATTACTGGCTTTGTAGGCTCTGGTCATTATGAAGGAGCAATTCAGTTTCTGCGTGACATGCTTTTTGAGGGTTTTGACCCTAACCTTTATACCTATTCTAGCCTCTTGAGCATTTGTGGGGATTTACCAGCAGTCCAGTGGGGAAAGCAAATTCATTCTCGCATTCTAAAACCTGGATTTGATTCAAATGTGGTTGTTGGAAGTGCCTTGATTGATATGTATGCCAAGTGTGGACGTATGGATGCTGCTAGGAAAGTTTTTGATACATTTCCTTCAAGGAACTTGATTTCTTGGAATACCATGCTGGTTGGCTATGCTCAAAATGGGTTTGCAAAGGAAGCTTTGGAGATCTATGAtatgatgcaaatgaatgggGTTAAACCCAATGACATCACATTTATTGGGGTGTTGTCTGCCTGTGGTCATGTAGGCCTTTTACAGGAAGGATTGTGCCACTTTAACTCCATGATTGGAGACTACAGGATCACTCCAAAGGCAGATCATCTGGCCTGTATGGTCAGTCTATTTGCCCGCCATGGACAAACACAAGAAGCATTTGATTTCATAAGGCGTTTTCCAGGAGAGGCAGATAAAGTTGTCTGGCGCTGTCTTTTGTCAGGCTGCAAAACTAATAAAGATGTGGTTTTGGGGAAATATGCAGCTGAAAGGGTATTAAGTATTGATCCTGATGATACTTCAGTGCATATCATGTTATCTAATATTTATGCAGGCTTAAGGATGTGGAATGAATTGGctgagactagaaaattgatgAAGGAGAAGACACTGAAGAAGGACACTGGGTTCAGCTGGACAGAGTTGAAGAACAGGATAGTTCTGTTCTCTGCAAGTCAAAATCCACATCTTGAGCAAAACAGTCTCCATGAAGTTTTGAGTGGATTGGCTGCCCAGATGGTTGATGAGAAATATGTTCCTGAAATCATGTTCTCGCTGCAATGTggtgagtaaatatcttgattTCATCTGGTGATAAACCTTACAATTTTATTTGGTGGCCCATGAAGAAGAAGGTAATATACTTTATTGTGGATCAATAATTGACCCTTTAGGAAATTAAATATCCATGGGTAAACTTACTTTCACATCATCTTGCAAGGATTTCTTAATTTCAGAACTTGGGAAGTAGATTGAGGGGATGGTGAACTCTGAAGGTCCTTGGATGACAGGTGAATGAACTTCAAGGCTCGCTCTTTTAAATTATGCAGATAGTCAGCAATGCATCCAATTCGTGGGCCGGCTCCTGTTGACCATTTCAAACTTACTTGGTGCCCTAGTTGATTTGAATTTGCTTCTCTCTTGGACTCAATCCTCTGCAGTAATTCTTTTTGAGTAACTTCTGGGCACTGTCAATTATTGGATAAAGTCCTTATCAAGTTGCTTGTTGGTGGTTTAATGCTATATGTAGAAGATTCGAAAGGCAGGTCTTCCTCAATAACATTGGCTATCTGAAGATTATCGTCTTCATACTCCTTTGCATGGGGAAGTACCTGCCTGATGTAGGAGGAGGTCATACATGCAACCATTACTGCACATTTTATTAGTCAAATAGACTCTATATAAAAGGAGTAATACAGGCAGCAATGGAAGGTAATGGCTTAAGCTCATTGATATTGCGGTACAAATTCTTTGACAGCAAGGTTAGCTCATGGCCAAAATGCATCGTTAGTGAATCTGCAGAGCTGATATGGCATTCTCATTAACAGAATTGGGTGAAAAGATGCTCTAGCTTTTATACCTGAACCTCTTCAAGATTGACTCCTTTGTCTTTGAGAAAGGCCAGGAAGATGCCAAGATTCTCATTTGTTGGTCGGTAATGTCCACTGTGTGTTGAGATTGACTGAAATAGAGATAAAGTAAagtttttgtttcatttcttagtGTGACACACAGATAAATGAAATTCGTATTCTGTCATGTTAAATGATCCTTTTTTCATGTCTAAACGAGGTAGATACACACTGTATACTTGGAAAGCTTATTTATAATAAACTATCAGTTTACATTTTTTTCCATTGCTTGTTTTTCATTTAAGTCTCTCAAATTAGTCTGATGAAACGATTTGTTTTGGCAACCTTGTGATGCATATATAATTGAACAAGTGTTCAACCATGAAGACTAGCCACTGTAGTGTTACTTAAGTTGTGCATTTCTTAGAATTTATTCTTGAAATTCCTTGTTTCATCATGATTTTCAGACATGAATTTTGTGACCGAAGAGCTAACTAGAAGTATACACATGCAATGCATGCATGCTGGACCATTCTTAAGACCACCAAACCCTCTCAAATGAGTTTTACTATAAAAGCTTTCAACGAAGACCCAGGTTCATATCTTTCATTCACTCAGATGTGAAAAATAATCCTTGACCTCAAAGGGAAAACAAATGCACGACTCTGTTCCAATTGCACTCTTCTGACATGAGACGTGAATGGACCATCTTCACTAATATATTGGATTTTTGGTTTGTGAGGATGTGTGTGTTTCCCCATTATCTAGAATAAATATTAGTAGCGCACCTTTACTTTTCCATGTTCTGCTACAAGTCTCCCTGCAGCTAGAGTGGCACCTCCGGCTAGAAAGCTGGAATGGTGGAAATACCCCTTCTTTTTCTTGGCACAGAGAAGCTGAAGTTAGTTGCTTGATACCAAAGTTAATGAAGCATCAACCTAAGAAATTGTCGACCTTGTTCTTTTATGATCTCACCTCAGCAGCATACAACCTTTTGGAGGCACTCATCACAAATATCCATTTTGCACGTTTTAATCCACTAGTTGTGTTGAGAAGATCTCCAGTTTGTTTGTGTAGAAAAGTACCTTCAGCTATTACATATTCATAATGCAACCTCTCTTGCTTGTTTTGgtaacaaggaaagaaaatgaaaagagaaaCACGTAAATGTGTCAAATGTGACGAGTTAAGAGACTATTTAAAACCTTTAAACCTTGTTCAGcccttttaatttctttcttttttatattgGCTGGCAGGAGATATGGGCAAAAGCATTCTAGTGGTGTTCCTTTACTCTAGAATAGTTAATTGTAAGCCTTATAAAAATTGAGAAACTCGAAATTCAATAAGCATTGTACTAACATCACTCTATCATATTTCCTCTTGATTACTTTGCATGTATTTGTTAACTATAGCTGAGACAGGGTAATTAAACTGGAGGAACATGTTACAGCGAATATATGCACGAGTCTCTGAAGATATTGTCAGAAAGGCACCTATATATGCTTTTTTGATGTGTGATTTTCCTACCAGGTGTTGAAAATAACTGAATGTGTTCCATAATTGATTTCATATATAATCTAATCTGATACTGAGTTCATACAGGTCCGAGATATTTGATGCATTGTTGCCGAAGCTTTGATCTGGGGCATTCATCAAGGTCAAGTTTTGTACCATCTCCAATGTCCAACCTGCAAAAAGGTAACTATAAGCTATCCCATTATCTGGGTGCAGCCATTTCCAAACGAGATCAAACTATCAAAAATTGACAGTTCACGACTCCTCCTCTATTATAAGTATTTAGGTGCTTTCACAGTTTCCCTCATATGCAGTTTTGATTAGTGAAGCCTTATAAGCAACTTAATTTACCTAAACGATTACAATAATCAGTTTAACAGTTCCATCTACGGTACGACTATTAGATTAGTCTGATCTGTTGACTTCTTTATAAATTGCTTGGATCGTAGTGGAAGTCCGAATTTCATACAAATGCCACATAAGAGGCAAGAAAAGTTTATTCCATCTCTGGGTAGGAAGGTTGAGAAGGAAAATACAAATCATATCGCATTTAACTGTGATTTAAGGGCACACTTAGCCAGAGGTGCATGTGATGGAGGATAGATATATTGATGTGGAATAATATAGGGAAACGTAATAAGTTGTCCAGTAAATCTAGTAAGCAGTAGCTGTAAGCATTAATGTTAATTCTCATTGGCAAGCAAAGACTAAAGTTTAATGTTATAACTTACCAATAGAAAAATGGCTGTCCTGTATCTCTTCCAAACCATTCATCGTAGTAAATATTCAAGTTATGACCGTACCTATGCCTTGGATCAACCTGTGATCATGAGGATGAAATGATTATGATAGTTAACAATGAAAATCATGTAATACATGCTGATGATGATAATCAAATGCCTGAATAGATGAAAAGACTAGGGCTTATTGAAAGTTTTGTGATGTGTACTTACAGCTTCAATCCAATGTTGAAAAGCTAACTTTCTGGCCTTATCATCCTGAGATAAGCCCTTTCCAACCTACAGAAAAATAAGATTCAGCGAAGAACTTCAGAGTTCAGAAGTACAAGGTCGGAGCAGGGGGGGGCTTAAACTTCAATTTGTACATCCTAATGCTTGCCTTTGAAGCAATTAAGCTGATCCTATTCCACCGAGAGGCAGCTGTTTcaggttttgagaaattgaaGAAGGATATGGTGCTATGGTTCAGGCGAGCATAATCTATGGCATGCCACCTTCAAACAATACCATAGCAGGGACAATTAAGGTATCATTGTTAAATGGTTCTTGATGACCATGAACTACATTTATGGGTGAAGAACAGAGTGTCAATGACCTACCAGAGCTCTTCTGCAACAACAGCTGAATCTGCTAATTTACGGCGGGTGCGATAACTCCTATACACCTTTTGCAGCTTCACTGCTGCTGTTCTGGATTCGGAATCATCATTTTCTTTAAGTGATTCTGAGGTTGACAACGATTGGCCATTGAGCTCCATCCGGTGTTGAAAACAGGAGAAAAATGGACATCTATTATTATGTTATATAGTACTAGCATTTGGTTGCAGTAAGTTGGTGGTGTTGTTTAATGAGTAGTTTGACAAATCAAAGACTTGAAAGGACAGCTAGTAACTTGGTGAACTGTTAATCAAAGATGGACGAAGAAAGGACAGTGAGAATGGAGAATTAGAGTGAGCGTCTTTTAGGCTTTAGCCTCTGCAAAGACAGTCCACTCTCAAATTGCAGGGCTTCATTTCTGATTTAAGGTTTCTTGTTTCCCTTAGTTTCAATCTACGCCGAGTGCTTCTGCAGAAGTACTGGATGCCTGTTTTACGGTTATACGCTCTCAACATTCAATTGGTGTTATCAATCAAGCCAGCAAGTGATCTCATTTTACTGCATAATCCAGTGGGGCATTCAAGCCACCCCAGTAACATCAAACACTTTCCCTTTTCTGATTACTGAGATTTGGTGGTCCAATTCCTTAATGTAGTTCAGGTCAAAAGTTCAACTTCCAGCTCCAAGCCTCCAACTAGCTCTTACTCTCCATAGCCCACCTCAAACCATTATACGTTGACGTTTTATGCGTTTTATTCTTTATGGTGCCTGTCTCACCATACTATAAAAGGACAATATGTCTTTTAATGCAAGGACCTAAGCGTCGTAATTGTAGAGATTAGCTTGCACAAGTGGTGTACTGTTGGGAGAATCATGATGACATGCTTAATCAATTATTTGGGATTTGGCATGTGAGGCCCCATCTCACACTGGTGGCAAGAAAGGAAGAGGCAAGGTTCGTTTATAAGCTTCGGTCcataatttattaaataatttgAGTTAATAATTTCGCTCAACAGTTGTCGGGCCATTCTTTAAATCCAAGCATTATATTTGGCACAAAATCTATGATTTATGTGTCATGTTAGGCGAAAGTCACTTCTAAAACCGATACGAGCCACCTTTGAGACCCACGCATAATTGAGCGAACAATTTGACCCATATGGACTTTGGATTATGACCAAATGCCTCTAAAAGCTCATATAAGCCACTTCTGGAGGGGATCTATTGATAGTTTAATCAAAATATAGGAAGggtaaatgtgattaaccctttgGATTATAACCCGACGCAAAAGAAAGGATTATAATAAGCTTGGATGGGAAGAAAGGAAGACAAGAGGCTGCATGTTTTGGCTTATAAATTACTAAGTAATATAAGTTAATCATTTTCAATCCCCAATTTTGTTTTCGAATTGTTGGTCTATCCCTTGATCCGGACAAAGCACAAACTCAATCAGATTCGCTTCTTACTCACAATAACTGATAAATTTGGTCAGGTGGATCAACTAACGAATTAGTCTTTACGATctactgcaaaaaaaaaatatcatggTAAAATGTACTCGAGCAAACTATTACCATAATGATACTAAAAAACATTAGGCAacgcaaggaaaaaaaaaaaagagaaggatgTCTGATTTACTGCACAAATGAACAGGTATACTGCCAGTATCAGCAAGTATAAAAAGAAATGTATCTTGATATTGCCATTTATTTTGGCTTCTTGAATTGCATGATCGGAGTTCTGCTAAATCCAGCATAAGAATTTGGTGTAAgtgttttaaatttttctcTGAATTCACTGAGATGTACAACCACcaagaaggaaaatgaagaatgaCAATGGAGCTGAGACAAGCAACCGAGGGAGTTCTGACGGTCAACATTGAGATTTGAGTCGGCCTTCAATCGTTCAGGTGCTTCTACCTATTTGATAACCCTGTTGCCTGGAAAGATGGCTAAGGATAAATGAGGTCCAATTATATGTGATGGGTATTTGAACCCTCATCTTTTCAAATGGAAGGGACCGGTAGGATGAAGATAATACATAGTTTTCCTTCTAGCTATCATCACTACTATAAAACGGGCTTGTGGTGAAAATGTTTGAAAACGAAAGCCTTCTGTTCAAGATTGGTGCATAGTTACAGCATGTAGCTAGTAAGATTTTaatttagatttggtttgaggATTGTTATACCTTGAGTGTGAAGACTTCTAGATTTAAAAATGCAAGTGTTTTAAAGGCATGATCTGTAAAGAATAACTTCCATGGCCTATagaaaatttttcctctttctgATGTCTGTAAAAGAGGTCATCACACTTGATAGTTGGTAATCAATGTTTGTATACATGTATGCATATCAGTACACATAAACCTATGCAATAATTGAAAAACTTTCATCCTTGAAGTAGTAAAACATAGACAATTCAGTAATATTCTACAGAAGCATCATAATGATCAGAACTGGAGACCAAATCCTTGTTATTGGGAGGCTGGGGAACGTGAGGCGGTTCTGTACGTCTCAACAGAGCCCAATTCACCCCGTCAAAGAATGGATGGTTCTTGATCGCTGTAGCCCCCATTGTGGATCCCATTCTCTTTGTGGGGTTCTTGATCAAGAGCTTAGCCATCAAATCCTTGGCTGAGCTAGACACAACAGGCTCCTTGGGGAATTCAAGGGATCGAGCCACA
This portion of the Coffea arabica cultivar ET-39 chromosome 2e, Coffea Arabica ET-39 HiFi, whole genome shotgun sequence genome encodes:
- the LOC113730690 gene encoding IQ domain-containing protein IQM3-like, with protein sequence MELNGQSLSTSESLKENDDSESRTAAVKLQKVYRSYRTRRKLADSAVVAEELWWHAIDYARLNHSTISFFNFSKPETAASRWNRISLIASKVGKGLSQDDKARKLAFQHWIEAVDPRHRYGHNLNIYYDEWFGRDTGQPFFYWLDIGDGTKLDLDECPRSKLRQQCIKYLGPQERLHYEYVIAEGTFLHKQTGDLLNTTSGLKRAKWIFVMSASKRLYAAEKKKGYFHHSSFLAGGATLAAGRLVAEHGKVKSISTHSGHYRPTNENLGIFLAFLKDKGVNLEEVQV
- the LOC113728500 gene encoding pentatricopeptide repeat-containing protein At3g49170, chloroplastic-like isoform X2, which codes for MQSFASLLQNCAKHKSIFSGKAVHAQLIRSGFIPDVYTNNHLLSMYLQLGQMGYAQTVFDIMPKRNVITWTTLICSFSQMGLSEKALSCLRSMVLEGFLPNEHTYVGAISACVNTRAVSIGKEIHGRIYRTQDSLNSFVSNSLVNFYGKCGLLKSARLAFDAILEPNLVAWASLISSCFQCGQNEEGLKLFLRSLRVGMTVNEFTCSSVLGACTVLENLELGKQIHCLIVKCCILMDQFVITGLVNFYAKCGQLEAAHQAFLEANEPHLSAWTALIGGCVQQGKGRDAILLFHRMLSSGMKPSEKTFASVFGAIDDGMDVRVGKQLHSLIIKLGFDSFTVVCNTTLAFYIKRGLVEEALKTFYEMDEYDIVTWNAMITGFVGSGHYEGAIQFLRDMLFEGFDPNLYTYSSLLSICGDLPAVQWGKQIHSRILKPGFDSNVVVGSALIDMYAKCGRMDAARKVFDTFPSRNLISWNTMLVGYAQNGFAKEALEIYDMMQMNGVKPNDITFIGVLSACGHVGLLQEGLCHFNSMIGDYRITPKADHLACMVSLFARHGQTQEAFDFIRRFPGEADKVVWRCLLSGCKTNKDVVLGKYAAERVLSIDPDDTSVHIMLSNIYAGLRMWNELAETRKLMKEKTLKKDTGFSWTELKNRIVLFSASQNPHLEQNSLHEVLSGLAAQMVDEKYVPEIMFSLQCGE
- the LOC113728500 gene encoding pentatricopeptide repeat-containing protein At3g49170, chloroplastic-like isoform X1; the encoded protein is MQSFASLLQNCAKHKSIFSGKAVHAQLIRSGFIPDVYTNNHLLSMYLQLGQMGYAQTVFDIMPKRNVITWTTLICSFSQMGLSEKALSCLRSMVLEGFLPNEHTYVGAISACVNTRAVSIGKEIHGRIYRTQDSLNSFVSNSLVNFYGKCGLLKSARLAFDAILEPNLVAWASLISSCFQCGQNEEGLKLFLRSLRVGMTVNEFTCSSVLGACTVLENLELGKQIHCLIVKCCILMDQFVITGLVNFYAKCGQLEAAHQAFLEANEPHLSAWTALIGGCVQQGKGRDAILLFHRMLSSGMKPSEKTFASVFGAIDDGMDVRVGKQLHSLIIKLGFDSFTVVCNTTLAFYIKRGLVEEALKTFYEMDEYDIVTWNAMITGFVGSGHYEGAIQFLRDMLFEGFDPNLYTYSSLLSICGDLPAVQWGKQIHSRILKPGFDSNVVVGSALIDMYAKCGRMDAARKVFDTFPSRNLISWNTMLVGYAQNGFAKEALEIYDMMQMNGVKPNDITFIGVLSACGHVGLLQEGLCHFNSMIGDYRITPKADHLACMVSLFARHGQTQEAFDFIRRFPGEADKVVWRCLLSGCKTNKDVVLGKYAAERVLSIDPDDTSVHIMLSNIYAGLRMWNELAETRKLMKEKTLKKDTGFSWTELKNRIVLFSASQNPHLEQNSLHEVLSGLAAQMVDEKYVPEIMFSLQCGFLNFRTWEVD
- the LOC113730689 gene encoding copper transport protein ATX1-like codes for the protein MSQTVVLKVGMSCQGCVGAVNRVLSKMEGVESFDIDLKEQKVTVKGNVQPEAVLQTVSKTGKKTSFWEEGASAAPESKPAETVAETESKSAETVAETESKSTETVAETESKPAETVAAA